The Gillisia sp. Hel_I_86 genome has a segment encoding these proteins:
- a CDS encoding class I SAM-dependent methyltransferase, whose product MDYKNKSKKYYNNQRTEMSAYLPSFANKIIDIGCGDGAFGSTLKKNANVEVWGIELMQEEAMKASKKLDKVLAGNCETLMHELPNDYFDAIYFNDVLEHMVNPYEVLKFIKSKLSPNGVIISSIPNMRHYKTFKNLVIDKKWTYTDSGTMDFTHLRFFTTKSIQEMYLNLGFEIVTHKGIQKTKSIKPYLYNIPLLFSAMDIFYLQFATVVKVS is encoded by the coding sequence ATGGATTATAAAAATAAATCAAAGAAATATTATAATAATCAACGGACAGAAATGTCTGCATATTTACCATCATTTGCTAATAAAATTATTGATATAGGCTGTGGAGATGGAGCTTTTGGGAGCACTTTGAAAAAGAATGCGAATGTTGAAGTGTGGGGAATTGAATTAATGCAAGAGGAAGCCATGAAAGCATCAAAAAAACTTGATAAAGTGTTAGCAGGTAATTGCGAAACATTGATGCATGAACTACCTAATGATTATTTCGACGCTATTTATTTCAATGATGTATTGGAACATATGGTAAATCCTTATGAAGTTTTAAAATTTATTAAATCAAAATTATCTCCAAATGGGGTTATCATTAGTTCTATCCCAAACATGCGACATTATAAAACTTTTAAGAATTTAGTAATAGATAAAAAATGGACATACACAGATAGTGGAACTATGGATTTTACTCATTTAAGATTTTTTACCACTAAAAGTATTCAAGAAATGTATTTAAATCTTGGTTTTGAGATAGTTACTCATAAGGGAATTCAAAAAACAAAGTCCATAAAACCGTATCTTTATAATATTCCACTATTATTCTCTGCAATGGATATTTTTTATTTACAGTTTGCCACAGTAGTAAAAGTTAGTTAA
- a CDS encoding TraM recognition domain-containing protein: protein MMQDKIQNDMLYGDKASKVILSNFPYQFFGKVNDPDTAKYYERFFEIVRKETTSINRGHNLNFDTRITKGEKEVSKHRADVFFRLKQGKFITFTDGRGEREQFKLQHIQKELPKKIPRILMKIYD, encoded by the coding sequence ATGATGCAAGACAAAATCCAAAATGATATGCTATATGGAGACAAAGCGAGTAAAGTCATTTTAAGCAATTTTCCCTATCAGTTCTTCGGGAAGGTCAATGACCCTGATACTGCAAAATACTATGAACGTTTTTTTGAGATTGTCCGAAAAGAAACCACAAGTATCAACCGTGGTCATAACCTTAATTTTGACACCCGAATTACCAAGGGCGAAAAAGAAGTTTCGAAACATAGAGCAGATGTTTTCTTTCGTCTAAAACAAGGCAAGTTTATAACTTTTACAGACGGCAGGGGTGAAAGGGAGCAGTTTAAACTACAGCATATTCAAAAGGAATTGCCCAAAAAAATACCCCGTATTCTAATGAAGATTTACGACTGA
- a CDS encoding GLPGLI family protein produces the protein MKKIFLVLLIPCYCLSQNNISTLNYDLIRTKGQFTFNADGILEIDSKNNISKFKLSQYVNLLKPDDFVKDITTENDSIKVVGAKKICQDDKIYYNDFKKDSTYSILYDTRCKSKVLIKDIINYPKWEIKNEFKKIGDYNVQKATAFINDRTWTAFFTNELGINGGPWKLIGLPGLVLEATATENTSTYEFRLTKINKNIECFEITKPYYKNQTTFNEFEKKSIERYKEQMFFIFSQVPGALVDEIDKNSFKLYETLDFIEKRD, from the coding sequence ATGAAAAAAATATTTTTAGTATTATTGATACCTTGTTATTGCTTATCACAAAATAATATTTCTACCTTAAACTATGACCTTATTAGAACTAAAGGACAATTTACTTTTAATGCCGATGGGATATTAGAGATAGATTCTAAAAATAATATCTCAAAATTTAAATTATCACAATATGTAAATTTGTTGAAACCAGATGACTTTGTTAAAGATATTACTACCGAAAACGATTCTATTAAAGTTGTAGGAGCAAAGAAAATATGTCAAGATGATAAGATTTATTATAATGATTTTAAAAAAGATAGTACATACAGCATATTATATGACACTCGCTGTAAAAGTAAAGTGTTAATTAAAGACATCATCAATTATCCAAAATGGGAAATTAAAAATGAATTTAAGAAAATAGGAGACTATAATGTTCAAAAAGCAACTGCTTTTATTAATGACAGAACTTGGACAGCATTTTTTACAAATGAGTTAGGAATAAACGGAGGTCCTTGGAAGTTAATTGGCTTGCCAGGTCTTGTTCTTGAAGCAACAGCAACTGAAAACACTTCTACTTATGAATTTAGGTTAACTAAAATTAATAAAAACATTGAATGTTTTGAAATAACAAAACCATATTATAAAAATCAAACAACTTTTAATGAATTTGAAAAAAAATCTATAGAACGATATAAAGAACAGATGTTCTTTATATTTTCACAAGTACCGGGAGCATTAGTTGATGAGATTGATAAAAATAGTTTTAAACTCTATGAAACTTTAGATTTTATTGAAAAAAGAGATTAG